From the Myripristis murdjan chromosome 14, fMyrMur1.1, whole genome shotgun sequence genome, one window contains:
- the LOC115371107 gene encoding tyrosinase-like isoform X4 — protein sequence MKILCFVVVLLSILAPSYQQFPRLCATREALRTKECCPPWDGDGSACGASSGRGFCQDVQVPDFPDGPQYPFSGLDDRERWPLVFYNRTCQCAGNFMGFNCADCKFGYFGVNCNERRESLRRNIFHLSRAERLRFISYLNLAKHTVSADYVVATGTYREMENGSTPLFANISVYDVFVWMHYYVSRNALLGGPGNVWTDVDFAHWAPAFLPWHRVYLLHWEHEIRKLTGDMSFIIPYWDWRDASGCDVCTDELMGGRSPLSPNLLSPGSVFSSWRVLCSQAEEYNEQGVLCDAREEGPLLRNPGNHNRNIVERLPTSAEVEFALSLPNYDTGAMDRSANMSFRNTMEGFGDPQTGLGNSPRMGMHAALHVFMNGSMSSVQGSANDPIFLLHHAFVDSIYEQWLRRHRPSLSQYPQSNAPVGHNSEYHMVPFLPLHRNREYFISSKDLGYEYSYLLDADQRLVESMGPYLEQLQEVWPWLLLAGFLGGIVAVAMTVIVRSVARKYVWKWKSLFASPERQPLLLISTTEDTNHHNYQTTM from the exons ATGaaaattctgtgttttgttgttgttttgcttagtat TCTTGCACCCTCCTATCAACAATTTCCCCGCTTGTGCGCTACGCGAGAGGCCTTGCGCACCAAGGAGTGCTGCCCGCCTTGGGATGGGGATGGCTCGGCCTGCGGAGCCAGCTCCGGTCGGGGCTTCTGCCAGGATGTGCAGGTGCCAGACTTTCCTGACGGGCCGCAGTATCCCTTCTCTGGTTTGGACGACAGGGAAAGGTGGCCCTTGGTCTTTTATAACCGGACCTGCCAGTGCGCAGGGAACTTCATGGGCTTTAACTGCGCTGACTGCAAGTTTGGCTACTTTGGAGTGAACTGCAACGAGAGGAGAGAGTCTCTCAGGAGGAACATATTTCACCTGTCCAGAGCGGAGAGGCTCAGATTCATATCTTATCTAAACTTGGCCAAGCATACAGTCAGCGCCGACTATGTTGTGGCCACAGGGACATACAGGGAGATGGAGAACGGTTCCACTCCGTTGTTCGCCAACATATCTGTgtatgatgtgtttgtgtggatgcaTTACTATGTGTCCCGCAACGCGTTGTTAGGGGGGCCGGGGAATGTGTGGACCGACGTGGACTTTGCCCACTGGGCGCCCGCGTTTCTCCCGTGGCACCGTGTGTACCTGCTGCACTGGGAGCACGAGATTAGGAAGCTGACCGGAGACATGAGCTTCATCATCCCCTACTGGGACTGGAGGGATGCCAGTGGTTGCGATGTTTGCACTGACGAGCTGATGGGGGGCCGGAGCCCCCTCAGTCCTAACCTCCTCAGCCCAGGCTCGGTCTTCTCTTCTTGGAGG GTACTGTGCTCCCAAGCAGAGGAGTACAATGAGCAAGGCGTGCTCTGCGATGCCAGGGAGGAGGGCCCGTTGCTTCGTAACCCAGGAAACCACAATCGTAACATAGTGGAACGATTACCAACCTCAGCAGAGGTGGAGTTTGCTCTCAGTCTACCCAACTACGACACAGGAGCCATGGACCGCAGTGCCAACATGAGCTTCAGGAACACCATGGAAG GTTTTGGGGATCCCCAGACTGGGTTGGGAAACAGTCCTCGCATGGGCATGCATGCTGCTCTCCATGTCTTCATGAACGGATCTATGTCCTCTGTGCAGGGCTCTGCAAATGACCCCATATTCCTTCTCCACCATGCTTTCGTCGACAG CATCTATGAGCAGTGGCTAAGGAGGCATCGTCCATCTCTGTCCCAGTACCCACAATCTAATGCTCCTGTAGGACACAACAGCGAATACCACATGGTGCCCTTCCTGCCTCTCCACAGGAATAGAGAATACTTCATTTCCAGCAAGGACCTGGGATATGAATACTCATATCTGCTAGATGCTG accaGAGGCTGGTCGAGTCCATGGGCCCCTacctggagcagctgcaggaagtGTGGCCCTGGCTGTTACTTGCAGGGTTCCTGGGAGGAATCGTTGCAGTAGCCATGACAGTAATTGTCCGGAGTGTAGCTCGGAAATACGTTTGGAAGTGGAAAAGCTTGTTCGCCTCCCCAGAAAGACAGCCTCTACTCTTAATAAGCACCACAGAAGACACAAATCACCACAACTACCAAACTACCATGTGA
- the LOC115371107 gene encoding tyrosinase-like isoform X3, producing MKILCFVVVLLSMAFKTSYQQFPRLCATREALRTKECCPPWDGDGSACGASSGRGFCQDVQVPDFPDGPQYPFSGLDDRERWPLVFYNRTCQCAGNFMGFNCADCKFGYFGVNCNERRESLRRNIFHLSRAERLRFISYLNLAKHTVSADYVVATGTYREMENGSTPLFANISVYDVFVWMHYYVSRNALLGGPGNVWTDVDFAHWAPAFLPWHRVYLLHWEHEIRKLTGDMSFIIPYWDWRDASGCDVCTDELMGGRSPLSPNLLSPGSVFSSWRVLCSQAEEYNEQGVLCDAREEGPLLRNPGNHNRNIVERLPTSAEVEFALSLPNYDTGAMDRSANMSFRNTMEGFGDPQTGLGNSPRMGMHAALHVFMNGSMSSVQGSANDPIFLLHHAFVDSIYEQWLRRHRPSLSQYPQSNAPVGHNSEYHMVPFLPLHRNREYFISSKDLGYEYSYLLDADQRLVESMGPYLEQLQEVWPWLLLAGFLGGIVAVAMTVIVRSVARKYVWKWKSLFASPERQPLLLISTTEDTNHHNYQTTM from the exons ATGaaaattctgtgttttgttgttgttttgcttagtatggcttttaaaa CCTCCTATCAACAATTTCCCCGCTTGTGCGCTACGCGAGAGGCCTTGCGCACCAAGGAGTGCTGCCCGCCTTGGGATGGGGATGGCTCGGCCTGCGGAGCCAGCTCCGGTCGGGGCTTCTGCCAGGATGTGCAGGTGCCAGACTTTCCTGACGGGCCGCAGTATCCCTTCTCTGGTTTGGACGACAGGGAAAGGTGGCCCTTGGTCTTTTATAACCGGACCTGCCAGTGCGCAGGGAACTTCATGGGCTTTAACTGCGCTGACTGCAAGTTTGGCTACTTTGGAGTGAACTGCAACGAGAGGAGAGAGTCTCTCAGGAGGAACATATTTCACCTGTCCAGAGCGGAGAGGCTCAGATTCATATCTTATCTAAACTTGGCCAAGCATACAGTCAGCGCCGACTATGTTGTGGCCACAGGGACATACAGGGAGATGGAGAACGGTTCCACTCCGTTGTTCGCCAACATATCTGTgtatgatgtgtttgtgtggatgcaTTACTATGTGTCCCGCAACGCGTTGTTAGGGGGGCCGGGGAATGTGTGGACCGACGTGGACTTTGCCCACTGGGCGCCCGCGTTTCTCCCGTGGCACCGTGTGTACCTGCTGCACTGGGAGCACGAGATTAGGAAGCTGACCGGAGACATGAGCTTCATCATCCCCTACTGGGACTGGAGGGATGCCAGTGGTTGCGATGTTTGCACTGACGAGCTGATGGGGGGCCGGAGCCCCCTCAGTCCTAACCTCCTCAGCCCAGGCTCGGTCTTCTCTTCTTGGAGG GTACTGTGCTCCCAAGCAGAGGAGTACAATGAGCAAGGCGTGCTCTGCGATGCCAGGGAGGAGGGCCCGTTGCTTCGTAACCCAGGAAACCACAATCGTAACATAGTGGAACGATTACCAACCTCAGCAGAGGTGGAGTTTGCTCTCAGTCTACCCAACTACGACACAGGAGCCATGGACCGCAGTGCCAACATGAGCTTCAGGAACACCATGGAAG GTTTTGGGGATCCCCAGACTGGGTTGGGAAACAGTCCTCGCATGGGCATGCATGCTGCTCTCCATGTCTTCATGAACGGATCTATGTCCTCTGTGCAGGGCTCTGCAAATGACCCCATATTCCTTCTCCACCATGCTTTCGTCGACAG CATCTATGAGCAGTGGCTAAGGAGGCATCGTCCATCTCTGTCCCAGTACCCACAATCTAATGCTCCTGTAGGACACAACAGCGAATACCACATGGTGCCCTTCCTGCCTCTCCACAGGAATAGAGAATACTTCATTTCCAGCAAGGACCTGGGATATGAATACTCATATCTGCTAGATGCTG accaGAGGCTGGTCGAGTCCATGGGCCCCTacctggagcagctgcaggaagtGTGGCCCTGGCTGTTACTTGCAGGGTTCCTGGGAGGAATCGTTGCAGTAGCCATGACAGTAATTGTCCGGAGTGTAGCTCGGAAATACGTTTGGAAGTGGAAAAGCTTGTTCGCCTCCCCAGAAAGACAGCCTCTACTCTTAATAAGCACCACAGAAGACACAAATCACCACAACTACCAAACTACCATGTGA
- the LOC115371107 gene encoding tyrosinase-like isoform X2, which yields MVMVILLPYSLQYLCLAPSYQQFPRLCATREALRTKECCPPWDGDGSACGASSGRGFCQDVQVPDFPDGPQYPFSGLDDRERWPLVFYNRTCQCAGNFMGFNCADCKFGYFGVNCNERRESLRRNIFHLSRAERLRFISYLNLAKHTVSADYVVATGTYREMENGSTPLFANISVYDVFVWMHYYVSRNALLGGPGNVWTDVDFAHWAPAFLPWHRVYLLHWEHEIRKLTGDMSFIIPYWDWRDASGCDVCTDELMGGRSPLSPNLLSPGSVFSSWRVLCSQAEEYNEQGVLCDAREEGPLLRNPGNHNRNIVERLPTSAEVEFALSLPNYDTGAMDRSANMSFRNTMEGFGDPQTGLGNSPRMGMHAALHVFMNGSMSSVQGSANDPIFLLHHAFVDSIYEQWLRRHRPSLSQYPQSNAPVGHNSEYHMVPFLPLHRNREYFISSKDLGYEYSYLLDADQRLVESMGPYLEQLQEVWPWLLLAGFLGGIVAVAMTVIVRSVARKYVWKWKSLFASPERQPLLLISTTEDTNHHNYQTTM from the exons ATGGTCATGGTGATTCTACTTCCATATTCCCTGCAATA CCTGTGTCTTGCACCCTCCTATCAACAATTTCCCCGCTTGTGCGCTACGCGAGAGGCCTTGCGCACCAAGGAGTGCTGCCCGCCTTGGGATGGGGATGGCTCGGCCTGCGGAGCCAGCTCCGGTCGGGGCTTCTGCCAGGATGTGCAGGTGCCAGACTTTCCTGACGGGCCGCAGTATCCCTTCTCTGGTTTGGACGACAGGGAAAGGTGGCCCTTGGTCTTTTATAACCGGACCTGCCAGTGCGCAGGGAACTTCATGGGCTTTAACTGCGCTGACTGCAAGTTTGGCTACTTTGGAGTGAACTGCAACGAGAGGAGAGAGTCTCTCAGGAGGAACATATTTCACCTGTCCAGAGCGGAGAGGCTCAGATTCATATCTTATCTAAACTTGGCCAAGCATACAGTCAGCGCCGACTATGTTGTGGCCACAGGGACATACAGGGAGATGGAGAACGGTTCCACTCCGTTGTTCGCCAACATATCTGTgtatgatgtgtttgtgtggatgcaTTACTATGTGTCCCGCAACGCGTTGTTAGGGGGGCCGGGGAATGTGTGGACCGACGTGGACTTTGCCCACTGGGCGCCCGCGTTTCTCCCGTGGCACCGTGTGTACCTGCTGCACTGGGAGCACGAGATTAGGAAGCTGACCGGAGACATGAGCTTCATCATCCCCTACTGGGACTGGAGGGATGCCAGTGGTTGCGATGTTTGCACTGACGAGCTGATGGGGGGCCGGAGCCCCCTCAGTCCTAACCTCCTCAGCCCAGGCTCGGTCTTCTCTTCTTGGAGG GTACTGTGCTCCCAAGCAGAGGAGTACAATGAGCAAGGCGTGCTCTGCGATGCCAGGGAGGAGGGCCCGTTGCTTCGTAACCCAGGAAACCACAATCGTAACATAGTGGAACGATTACCAACCTCAGCAGAGGTGGAGTTTGCTCTCAGTCTACCCAACTACGACACAGGAGCCATGGACCGCAGTGCCAACATGAGCTTCAGGAACACCATGGAAG GTTTTGGGGATCCCCAGACTGGGTTGGGAAACAGTCCTCGCATGGGCATGCATGCTGCTCTCCATGTCTTCATGAACGGATCTATGTCCTCTGTGCAGGGCTCTGCAAATGACCCCATATTCCTTCTCCACCATGCTTTCGTCGACAG CATCTATGAGCAGTGGCTAAGGAGGCATCGTCCATCTCTGTCCCAGTACCCACAATCTAATGCTCCTGTAGGACACAACAGCGAATACCACATGGTGCCCTTCCTGCCTCTCCACAGGAATAGAGAATACTTCATTTCCAGCAAGGACCTGGGATATGAATACTCATATCTGCTAGATGCTG accaGAGGCTGGTCGAGTCCATGGGCCCCTacctggagcagctgcaggaagtGTGGCCCTGGCTGTTACTTGCAGGGTTCCTGGGAGGAATCGTTGCAGTAGCCATGACAGTAATTGTCCGGAGTGTAGCTCGGAAATACGTTTGGAAGTGGAAAAGCTTGTTCGCCTCCCCAGAAAGACAGCCTCTACTCTTAATAAGCACCACAGAAGACACAAATCACCACAACTACCAAACTACCATGTGA
- the LOC115371107 gene encoding tyrosinase-like isoform X1 — translation MWPLLITSFTLCLAPSYQQFPRLCATREALRTKECCPPWDGDGSACGASSGRGFCQDVQVPDFPDGPQYPFSGLDDRERWPLVFYNRTCQCAGNFMGFNCADCKFGYFGVNCNERRESLRRNIFHLSRAERLRFISYLNLAKHTVSADYVVATGTYREMENGSTPLFANISVYDVFVWMHYYVSRNALLGGPGNVWTDVDFAHWAPAFLPWHRVYLLHWEHEIRKLTGDMSFIIPYWDWRDASGCDVCTDELMGGRSPLSPNLLSPGSVFSSWRVLCSQAEEYNEQGVLCDAREEGPLLRNPGNHNRNIVERLPTSAEVEFALSLPNYDTGAMDRSANMSFRNTMEGFGDPQTGLGNSPRMGMHAALHVFMNGSMSSVQGSANDPIFLLHHAFVDSIYEQWLRRHRPSLSQYPQSNAPVGHNSEYHMVPFLPLHRNREYFISSKDLGYEYSYLLDADQRLVESMGPYLEQLQEVWPWLLLAGFLGGIVAVAMTVIVRSVARKYVWKWKSLFASPERQPLLLISTTEDTNHHNYQTTM, via the exons ATGTGGCCACTGCTAATCACCAGCTTCACCCTGTGTCTTGCACCCTCCTATCAACAATTTCCCCGCTTGTGCGCTACGCGAGAGGCCTTGCGCACCAAGGAGTGCTGCCCGCCTTGGGATGGGGATGGCTCGGCCTGCGGAGCCAGCTCCGGTCGGGGCTTCTGCCAGGATGTGCAGGTGCCAGACTTTCCTGACGGGCCGCAGTATCCCTTCTCTGGTTTGGACGACAGGGAAAGGTGGCCCTTGGTCTTTTATAACCGGACCTGCCAGTGCGCAGGGAACTTCATGGGCTTTAACTGCGCTGACTGCAAGTTTGGCTACTTTGGAGTGAACTGCAACGAGAGGAGAGAGTCTCTCAGGAGGAACATATTTCACCTGTCCAGAGCGGAGAGGCTCAGATTCATATCTTATCTAAACTTGGCCAAGCATACAGTCAGCGCCGACTATGTTGTGGCCACAGGGACATACAGGGAGATGGAGAACGGTTCCACTCCGTTGTTCGCCAACATATCTGTgtatgatgtgtttgtgtggatgcaTTACTATGTGTCCCGCAACGCGTTGTTAGGGGGGCCGGGGAATGTGTGGACCGACGTGGACTTTGCCCACTGGGCGCCCGCGTTTCTCCCGTGGCACCGTGTGTACCTGCTGCACTGGGAGCACGAGATTAGGAAGCTGACCGGAGACATGAGCTTCATCATCCCCTACTGGGACTGGAGGGATGCCAGTGGTTGCGATGTTTGCACTGACGAGCTGATGGGGGGCCGGAGCCCCCTCAGTCCTAACCTCCTCAGCCCAGGCTCGGTCTTCTCTTCTTGGAGG GTACTGTGCTCCCAAGCAGAGGAGTACAATGAGCAAGGCGTGCTCTGCGATGCCAGGGAGGAGGGCCCGTTGCTTCGTAACCCAGGAAACCACAATCGTAACATAGTGGAACGATTACCAACCTCAGCAGAGGTGGAGTTTGCTCTCAGTCTACCCAACTACGACACAGGAGCCATGGACCGCAGTGCCAACATGAGCTTCAGGAACACCATGGAAG GTTTTGGGGATCCCCAGACTGGGTTGGGAAACAGTCCTCGCATGGGCATGCATGCTGCTCTCCATGTCTTCATGAACGGATCTATGTCCTCTGTGCAGGGCTCTGCAAATGACCCCATATTCCTTCTCCACCATGCTTTCGTCGACAG CATCTATGAGCAGTGGCTAAGGAGGCATCGTCCATCTCTGTCCCAGTACCCACAATCTAATGCTCCTGTAGGACACAACAGCGAATACCACATGGTGCCCTTCCTGCCTCTCCACAGGAATAGAGAATACTTCATTTCCAGCAAGGACCTGGGATATGAATACTCATATCTGCTAGATGCTG accaGAGGCTGGTCGAGTCCATGGGCCCCTacctggagcagctgcaggaagtGTGGCCCTGGCTGTTACTTGCAGGGTTCCTGGGAGGAATCGTTGCAGTAGCCATGACAGTAATTGTCCGGAGTGTAGCTCGGAAATACGTTTGGAAGTGGAAAAGCTTGTTCGCCTCCCCAGAAAGACAGCCTCTACTCTTAATAAGCACCACAGAAGACACAAATCACCACAACTACCAAACTACCATGTGA
- the chordc1b gene encoding cysteine and histidine-rich domain-containing protein 1 yields the protein MSLLCYNKGCGQRFDPDKNPDDACTYHPGVPVFHDALKGWSCCKRRTTDFSDFLSIAGCTKGPHNKEKPPEPVKPDVTSSGEKKDADDQRPKFDEYIISAPKPLEAICRPSADEPMVRMQHKVSASLKQALEKLKLSENTTEKKEEDSDEIKIGTSCKNGGCTKTFDGPATNADVCSYHSGFPIFHEGMKYWSCCKRKTSDFDAFLSQEGCAKGTHAWRKKDTGKKVVPCRFDWHQTGGQVIISIYAKNSIPEMSYVEANSTTLNIHIIFEGEKEFTQDINLWGVIDVSKSIVNMMAAKIEVAMKKSEPMSWARLDFPPPAPPPKENKKEKEEDDSEDEDE from the exons ATGTCACTTTTGTGTTACAATAAAGGCTGCGGGCAGCGATTTGATCCAGACAAGAACCCTGATG ATGCCTGCACCTATCATCCGGGCGTTCCAGTATTCCATGATGCACTGAAG GGTTGGTCCTGCTGCAAGAGAAGAACTACTGACTTTTCAGACTTCCTCAGTATCGCT GGTTGTACAAAAGGTCCTCACAACAAAGAGAAGCCCCCCGAGCCAGTGAAACCTGATGTAACATCgtcaggagaaaagaaagacgCCGATGACCAAAGACCAAAGTTCGATGAGTACATCATCTCTGCGCCAAAGCCTCTGGAGGCAATATGCAGACCAAG TGCCGATGAGCCAATGGTGCGAATGCAGCATAaggtctctgcctctctgaagCAGGCTCTGGAGAAACTGAAGCTGTCGGAAAATACAACAGAGAAGAAAG agGAGGATAGCGACGAGATCAAGATTGGAACATCCTGTAAAAACGGGGGATGTACCAAA ACTTTTGATGGACCTGCAACCAATGCAGATGTATGTTCCTACCATTCTGGATTCCCCATCTTCCACGAAGG GATGAAGTACTGGAGCTGTTGTAAAAGGAAAACTTCAGATTTTGACGCCTTCCTGTCTCAAGAGGGATGCGCCAAGGGAACTCAtgcatggaggaaaaaagacacG GGTAAAAAAGTGGTTCCATGTCGGTTTGACTGGCACCAGACTGGAGGGCAGGTCATCATCTCTATCTACGCCAAGAACTCCATCCCAGAGATGAGCTACGTGGAGGCAAACAGCACCACG CTCAACATCCATATTATATTTGAGGGAGAGAAGGAATTCACACAGGATATCAATTTGTGGGGA GTTATTGACGTGAGCAAGAGTATAGTGAACATGATGGCGGCCAAGATTGAGGTAGCCATGAAGAAGTCGGAGCCCATGTCGTGGGCTCGCCTGGACTTTCCTCCACCTGCCCCTCCGCCCAAGGAGaacaagaaggagaaagaggaggatgacagtgaggatgaagatgaatga